TACTTTGACTAATACTTTATAACTATGGGAGGCCTTTTGTATGGAAGTATCTGTTAATAAAAACTTGTTTCAGGAAGCGGTGGGAAAAACTCTGGGAGTCGTTGAAAGAAAAACAACAATGCCTATTCTTAACAATATATTACTTCTGACAAATGATAATAATTTGCAGATAATTGCTACTGATAGAGAGATAACTTTGATTTCCACCTTAGAGGCAGAAATTCTAGAAAAGGGAAGTATAGCTGTTTCTGCTAGAAATCTGTACGGGATTTTTAGGGAAACACGGGAGGAGCAGGTAAACTTAAAAAGCGACGCTCAGTATCGATTGCGTGTGGATGCTGGAAAGACGATTTTTCGTTTAAATGGTTTATCCCCTGAAGATTTCCCTTCCGTTATTAGCGAAGGTGATGTCCCTACATATCCCTTTTCTACAGAAACCCTTAAAAAAATGATCAGAAAAACATTGTATGCTGTTGCTACAGAAGAATTCAGACCGGGCCTGAGAGGGGTCTATGTAGAAACAGAAAGTGATAATAATGATGAAATTCGGTTTAAGATGACTGCCACAGATGGACACAGATTGGCAATGGTTTACGCACCGCCGGATGAGGGTAGAGGTTTGGTGATTGAGAAAGGTGTTATCGTACCCCGGAAAGGGGTCTTGGAAATGAGGAAAATACTCGACTCTGCTGGTGATATGGTTTACATTGGAGTAAGTCGTTCAAATTTTGTTGTTCATGCTGGAAATAGTGTTCTAAGGTGTGGACTTCTTGAAGAGGATTTCCCTGATTACAGACGGGTCATTCCAAAAGATGAAGGTTATGTAGCTTTTGTAAATAGACAGGATTTTCAAGGTGCCTTGAGAAAGGTGAAAGTGATTACGGATAATCGGTTCACAGCGGTTACACTAAATTTAAAAAAGGGGAAGTTGTTGTTACATACCAGTAATCCTGATGTGGGTGATGTTACTGATGATGTTGAGGCTGAATATGATGGGGGTGATTTTCAGATTAGTTTTAACGTTGATTATCTTCTTCAGGCTGTGGAAGTTATGGATGGTGATGACCTTGTATTAGACTTCAGGGGTGGAATGAGACCTACTGTTTTAAAATCGAGGGATAGGGATGATTATATTACTGTTATCATGCCACTTAGAATGTAAGGGATGAGATGATGTCGGACAGTTTAGTGGAGAAGGACATGACCACAAATGAATACGGTGCTGATAGCATAAAAATACTAGAAGGACTGGATGCGGTACGTAAGCGACCAGCAATGTATATAGGGAGCACGGGAAAAGAAGGGCTTCATCATCTTGTTTATGAGGTGGTTGATAACAGTATCGATGAGGCTGTTGCTGGTTTTTGCGATAACATTGTGGTTATTATAAGAGCTGATAACAGTGTAACGGTTGATGATAATGGGCGGGGTATACCTGTGGATATCCATCCTACGGAGGGGGTATCAGCGGCAGAGGTGGTTATGACTAAGTTGCATGCGGGTGCTAAGTTTACCAATGAGAGCTATAAAATTTCAGGTGGTCTGCACGGTGTGGGGGTATCCGTTGTTAATGCGTTATCATCGTACCTCGAACTTGAGGTAAGGAGGGATGGTTATGTTTACTATCAGGCTTATCGAAACGGTGTTCCCCAGGCACCTATTGAAAGAATAGGGAGCACAAGAGGAAGAGGGACGAAGATTACCTTTAAACCGAGCGAAGAGATATTCGAGGAAACGGAGTTTAGCTTCGATATACTTTCGAATCGTCTTCGTGAATTGGCTTTTTTAAACCCTGGTGTCCGAATAACTCTGATTGATGAGAGAAATGAGAAGAAGAATGAGTTCTTCTATAAAGGGGGAATAGTTTCTTTCGTAGAGTATCTTAACCGTAATAAAAAGGTTTTACACAAAGATCCCATATACATAAGTGGTACCAAAGATGACTGCATTGTAGAAGTAGCAATCCAGTACAACGATACATATGTGGAAAATGTTTTTGCTTTTGCAAATAACATAAATACCACTGAGGGTGGTACTCATTTAGCAGGCTTCCGTTCTGCTCTGACGAGGGCATTCAATAATTATGCGTTGAGTAACAATATTATCAAAGGGAAAGACTCTCTTAAAGGGGAGGACCTAAGGGAGGGTCTTACCGCTGTTATAAGTGTGAAACTTAAAAACCCTCAATTTGAGGGACAAACGAAGACAAAGCTAGGAAACAGTGAAGTCAAGGGGATAGTTGAGGGAATTGTTTACGAGAAGATTGGGACGTATCTAGAAGAGAATCCTTCAGTGGCAAAGATCCTGATAGGTAAGTGTGTAGAAGCAGCAAGGGCAAGAGAAGCTGCGAGAAGGGCCAGAGAATTGGCAAGGAAGAAGAATGCACTAGAAGTAGGATCTCTACCAGGAAAGTTGGCTGACTGTCAGGAGAAAGATCCAAAAAGAAGTGAGCTGTACCTCGTGGAAGGTGATTCCGCAGGTGGTTCGGCTAAGCAGGGGAGGGATAGACGTTTTCAGGCTGTTTTACCGTTACGGGGAAAGTTACTCAACGTGGAAAAGGCTAGATACGATAAGATGCTTCAGAATGAGGAAATAAAGGTTATCATCACAGCGTTAGGTACGGGGATCGGGAAAGATGACTTGGATATAGATAGAATAAGGTATCACAAAGTTATCATAATGACAGACGCAGATGTGGATGGACTGCATATAAGAACACTATTACTCACCTTTTTCTTTAGGCAGATGAGGGAGATAATTGAAAGAGGCTATCTGTACATTGCCCAGCCACCACTGTTTAGAGTAGCTGAAAGAAAGAAGGAGATTTACTTTACTGATGAGGAAAAACTCAGGGATCACATTCTTGAGAGCGGTGTAAACAGGTGTGTGATCTGTAAAGGGGAGAATGATTTTATCTCTGGAATTCAACTGTTTACGGTATTAAGAAAGGCTATTAGGATGAATTTCATTCTACAAAGGTTTAATCTAGAAGGTAGAGATAGTGCAATTATTCGAAAGTTAGCGGAAGATGGATCGTTTATGGATACGATCTTCAAGTCGAGGGTTGCTTTGAGTGATTTTGCTTCTCGGCTTCGGGAGAGTATGGATAGTAAAGTGAGGAAGTTTTGGGTTGAGCAGGATCAGGATAAAGGGGGGTATAAACTGATATTGGATGTAAATAACGAAGTCTCTAATGTTACCGTCGAAGTTGATAGGGATCTCTGCCGGTCACCGCGTTTTATGGAATTGCGTGAGTTGATGCTGGCAGTTTCCAGTATTGGTGAACCACCCTATGTGGTAATCGATAAGGAGCAAAAGCGGGAGAGAAGGGCAGTAGACATAAATGAACTTCTTGACATAACAATGGAATTGGGAAAGCGAGACATGAATATTCAGCGTTACAAAGGTTTAGGAGAGATGAATCCCGAGCAACTTTGGGAAACGACTATGAATCCTGAGAAAAGGACCCTTCTTCAGGTAAAGGTGGATGACGCAGTGATAGCTGACGAGATTTTCACCACTCTCATGGGCGATCAGGTGGAGCCTCGGAAAGAGTTCATTTACAGAAATGCCATATACGCATCCAACCTAGATTTCTGATTAGCTTAATCGTAGATACTGTATAACTTTTAAAAAAATCGAGGATGGGAGATGGAAGATCTGTATCAGAGGGTAATCCCTATTAACATTGAAGATGAGATGAAAAGGTCCTACATGGATTACGCTATGAGCGTAATCATCGGCAGGGCTATACCTGACGTTAGGGATGGGCTTAAACCCGTTCATCGTCGTGTGCTCTATTCTATGTATGAAATGGGTAACCGGTGGAATAGGCCGTATAAAAAATCTGCCCGTATCGTGGGGGATATAATTGGAAAGTACCATCCACACGGTGATGCGGCTGTCTACGATACTATTGTCCGCATGGCGCAGGATTTCAATATGCGATATCCTCTAATTGATGGTCAGGGAAACTTTGGATCTGTTGATGGTGATCCTCCAGCGGCTATGCGTTACACAGAGATCAGAATGGCTCGCATTTCCGAAGAAGTCCTCGTTGATATAGAGAAAGATACCGTGGACTTTGTACCAAATTACGATGCGTCTCTCATGGAGCCTACTATACTTCCAACAAGGGTTCCACTTTTACTACTTAATGGGTCATCGGGCATTGCAGTTGGTGTGGCGACTAACATACCTCCTCATAATATAAAGGAAATCATAGATGGTACTATAGCTCTCATAAAAAATCCTGATCTCACCGTGAAAGACTTGATGAAATATATACCCGGTCCGGATTTCCCGACCGCAGGGTTCATTAACGGTACCGAGGGAATAGCTTCCGCGTACGAAACGGGAAGAGGGGTTATCAAATTGAGAGCCCGGGCTGTCGTGGAGAGGAATCAGAGAAGCGATAGAGAAAATATCGTTATCACGGAACTTCCATACCAAGTTAACAAGGCTGCTCTTATCGAGCGGATTTCAGAGCTAGTGAAGGAGAGAAAAATAGAGGGTATTGCTGATTTGAGGGATGAATCTGACAGGGATGGTATCAGAGTTGTAATAGATCTAAAAAAAGATGAAGTAGCTTCGGTTGTGCTTAACCAACTCTACAAGCACACCCAGATGGAGACATCATTTGGTGTAATAATGCTAGCTATTGAAGGTAATCAACCACGCTTATTCAATTTAAAGGAAATTCTTACTAGTTTTATAGAGTTTAGAAAGCAGATTGTGTGCAGGAGGACAAGGTTTGAGCTGCAGAAAGCCGAGGAGAGGCTCCACCTGCTGGAAGGTCTCCTCGTGGCCATAAGAAACATCGATGGTATAGTGAGTCTCATAAAGAAGTCTAAAGATCCTCAGGATGCTTTGTCTGTCCTTTGTGATCGTTATAACTTAACCGAGGCTCAATCTAAGGCCATTCTTGATATGCGGCTACAACGTCTGACGAACCTCGAAAGGGACAAGGTCCTAGAGGAACACAACCAATTGATAAAAACGGTGCAGGATCTCCGAAGCGTTCTCGCGGATCCTCAGAGGATTTCTGAAATCGTAGTGAAGGAGTTGGAAAACATAAAGGAGCATTACGGGGATGAGAGAAGGACTGAAATTATTCCTAGTGCTGAAGATATAAACGTGGAGGATCTGATTGCTGAAGAAGAGGTGGTTGTGACTGTGTCCCACTATGGTTATGTGAAGCGCACTCCCCTGAGCCTTTATAGAATACAACGTCGGGGTGGACGTGGCAAGGTGGCGGTGGGAATAAGGGAGGATGATTTTGTGGAAAAGGTCTTCATCACCTCTACTCACGATTACGTACTTGTGTTCACCAATAGTGGCCGTGTTTACTGGTTGAAGGTGTATCAGATACCTGAGGCGGGGAGATCATCACGTGGGAAGGCAATAGTGAACATTCTGAACCTATCTTCGGAAGAACGAGTAGTTTCTATTTTGCCTGTGAAAGAATTCACGTCAGATTGCTACGTTATGATGGCCACTAAAAAAGGTATAGTGAAGAAGACGGTGCTTTCCGCTTTTTCTAATCCGAGGAGTGCCGGAATAATTGCCGTTAATGTGGAGGAGGGTGATGAACTTATTGGTGTTCAGCTGACGACGGGCGGTAATGCTGTTTTTCTAGGTACGCGAGCTGGAATGGCTATAAGATTTAGTGAAGGGGAAGTTCGAGATATGGGAAGAGTTGCCAGGGGTGTTCGGGGTATCACGTTGACCCGTGATGACTCGGTGGTTGCTATTGAGATCCCTGATGAGAGAAATACTATTCTTACTGTAACTGACAAGGGATTTGGGAAGAGGACTCCAGTGGTGGAATACAGACTTCAGGGTCGTGGAGGAAAGGGCATAATCAATTTTAGGACGGGTACAAAAGTTGGCAACGTCTCGGCCATATGTGAAGTGTCGGGCGATGAAGAGGTTATCCTTGTGAGTGACAGGGGTAAGTTGATGCGTGTCCGAGTAGATGAGATACCTGTTATTCATCGCGCTACACGTGGAGTAAAACTTATTGATCTAGAGATAGATGAGAAACTTGTTTCGGTGGC
The Syntrophales bacterium genome window above contains:
- the dnaN gene encoding DNA polymerase III subunit beta, with amino-acid sequence MEVSVNKNLFQEAVGKTLGVVERKTTMPILNNILLLTNDNNLQIIATDREITLISTLEAEILEKGSIAVSARNLYGIFRETREEQVNLKSDAQYRLRVDAGKTIFRLNGLSPEDFPSVISEGDVPTYPFSTETLKKMIRKTLYAVATEEFRPGLRGVYVETESDNNDEIRFKMTATDGHRLAMVYAPPDEGRGLVIEKGVIVPRKGVLEMRKILDSAGDMVYIGVSRSNFVVHAGNSVLRCGLLEEDFPDYRRVIPKDEGYVAFVNRQDFQGALRKVKVITDNRFTAVTLNLKKGKLLLHTSNPDVGDVTDDVEAEYDGGDFQISFNVDYLLQAVEVMDGDDLVLDFRGGMRPTVLKSRDRDDYITVIMPLRM
- the gyrB gene encoding DNA topoisomerase (ATP-hydrolyzing) subunit B, with translation MTTNEYGADSIKILEGLDAVRKRPAMYIGSTGKEGLHHLVYEVVDNSIDEAVAGFCDNIVVIIRADNSVTVDDNGRGIPVDIHPTEGVSAAEVVMTKLHAGAKFTNESYKISGGLHGVGVSVVNALSSYLELEVRRDGYVYYQAYRNGVPQAPIERIGSTRGRGTKITFKPSEEIFEETEFSFDILSNRLRELAFLNPGVRITLIDERNEKKNEFFYKGGIVSFVEYLNRNKKVLHKDPIYISGTKDDCIVEVAIQYNDTYVENVFAFANNINTTEGGTHLAGFRSALTRAFNNYALSNNIIKGKDSLKGEDLREGLTAVISVKLKNPQFEGQTKTKLGNSEVKGIVEGIVYEKIGTYLEENPSVAKILIGKCVEAARAREAARRARELARKKNALEVGSLPGKLADCQEKDPKRSELYLVEGDSAGGSAKQGRDRRFQAVLPLRGKLLNVEKARYDKMLQNEEIKVIITALGTGIGKDDLDIDRIRYHKVIIMTDADVDGLHIRTLLLTFFFRQMREIIERGYLYIAQPPLFRVAERKKEIYFTDEEKLRDHILESGVNRCVICKGENDFISGIQLFTVLRKAIRMNFILQRFNLEGRDSAIIRKLAEDGSFMDTIFKSRVALSDFASRLRESMDSKVRKFWVEQDQDKGGYKLILDVNNEVSNVTVEVDRDLCRSPRFMELRELMLAVSSIGEPPYVVIDKEQKRERRAVDINELLDITMELGKRDMNIQRYKGLGEMNPEQLWETTMNPEKRTLLQVKVDDAVIADEIFTTLMGDQVEPRKEFIYRNAIYASNLDF
- the gyrA gene encoding DNA gyrase subunit A — encoded protein: MEDLYQRVIPINIEDEMKRSYMDYAMSVIIGRAIPDVRDGLKPVHRRVLYSMYEMGNRWNRPYKKSARIVGDIIGKYHPHGDAAVYDTIVRMAQDFNMRYPLIDGQGNFGSVDGDPPAAMRYTEIRMARISEEVLVDIEKDTVDFVPNYDASLMEPTILPTRVPLLLLNGSSGIAVGVATNIPPHNIKEIIDGTIALIKNPDLTVKDLMKYIPGPDFPTAGFINGTEGIASAYETGRGVIKLRARAVVERNQRSDRENIVITELPYQVNKAALIERISELVKERKIEGIADLRDESDRDGIRVVIDLKKDEVASVVLNQLYKHTQMETSFGVIMLAIEGNQPRLFNLKEILTSFIEFRKQIVCRRTRFELQKAEERLHLLEGLLVAIRNIDGIVSLIKKSKDPQDALSVLCDRYNLTEAQSKAILDMRLQRLTNLERDKVLEEHNQLIKTVQDLRSVLADPQRISEIVVKELENIKEHYGDERRTEIIPSAEDINVEDLIAEEEVVVTVSHYGYVKRTPLSLYRIQRRGGRGKVAVGIREDDFVEKVFITSTHDYVLVFTNSGRVYWLKVYQIPEAGRSSRGKAIVNILNLSSEERVVSILPVKEFTSDCYVMMATKKGIVKKTVLSAFSNPRSAGIIAVNVEEGDELIGVQLTTGGNAVFLGTRAGMAIRFSEGEVRDMGRVARGVRGITLTRDDSVVAIEIPDERNTILTVTDKGFGKRTPVVEYRLQGRGGKGIINFRTGTKVGNVSAICEVSGDEEVILVSDRGKLMRVRVDEIPVIHRATRGVKLIDLEIDEKLVSVARVEKDGERLEENGEGKS